One Solea senegalensis isolate Sse05_10M linkage group LG3, IFAPA_SoseM_1, whole genome shotgun sequence genomic window carries:
- the dennd4c gene encoding DENN domain-containing protein 4C isoform X1 produces the protein MIEDKGHRVTDYFVVAGLTDKSTPLEQDLSEAKSSGPKAPITDLAVINRSAGEAVPEGFTCIDTTYSGQPANLNHGSLKSPELFLCYRRGRGKAPLIDVGVLYEGKERLIQGCEVIQATPYGRCANVNNSSATSQRIFITLRRAPPVQPQNSLAVTDICVIVTSKGEIPPHTFCKVDKNLNCGMWGSNVFLCYKKSVSASNSISYNAGLIFRYPEEDYESFPLSESVPLFCLPMGAKIECWAPNTRDPLPVFSTFVLTISSGEKVYGAAIQFFEPYPVDLLSERQKIQLGLLTTVEKKMIPNRPVNTNKCICLLSRWPFFESFRKFLMFLYKLSVSGPHPLPIEKHISHFMHNVSFPSPQRPRILVQLSAHDTLILSQPVCTPLPLSGADYGTLLMNLGSENCATLLHFVLLESKILLHSLRPAVLTGVAEAVVAMIFPFQWQCPYIPLCPLSLAGVLNAPLPFIVGVDSRYFDLYDPPPDVVCVDLDTNTIYLSDEKRHNNWKNLPKKPCKSLINSLSNLHRQLATVAVRQTAQESSAVDMTPIEADFTWHKKKTALEMEIQEAFLRFMASILKGYRSYLKPITQAPSVKATAADSLYDLQGFLKSRDRAHQKFYSQLTKTQIFIRFIEECTFVSDKDTGLAFFDDCVEKLFPSDKITDKGTKVEGESSEDTRLLELDESQKSEHTVFVMPPEPPADDGPDPIPRYTYKGFPRLHMDLFERPRVLRPALSSRAAGASLSSSPALLAKRTKQEVKLAYKMAKRYYSNPPLWARCLFSHCYSLWFICLPAAVRLAKSKSRAMQQAYNILLKMRTTEVEVLDEVCYRVVMQLCGVWGLPVMAVRVLVEMKKAGVRPNAITYGYYNKAVLESPWPSRNRSGLFMWTKVRTVLRGVAQFKQALDRTSSKKGPALSTTAASVGGPAVTEADRLSHGSADSSNEVNGGGHNLFAHGDIEEATDNHCSTGRHSDQGYGSKDELHQELVEPSHTAVLSTGERNNAKAQYNDGDIAGSVDSAVAVAEPLTPVDVLSPVPSIVKLSTGSFDSETGKLFRRHSKKNSMSLPDDDTPLTSQDLARKSQHQRQKSFSERSCSFSAETRAGMLLEKGVDDMASQMGADARILTAALSAGQSPPPCSVSKALFKDLEEEPEDEQGLVLGKQPLEEQVEEEEEQEEEVVEVAVAGAPDKEKVEEEDVEETDVQIEEQETEKTEAQEEDESEVRGLTLERADVEVGADPLSLLVSETEESASVTSQEPPRSVPAVVSRNLAEEIEMYMSLRSPLGVKSSSMELQQSQGDSTDAPEPKQPMARRSSLPVPAVKTPTGSPGDTPKRSPNTVTRSKTFAVKTKTPASITASPSTRSSSLTALVKSSQGGSLGSVINSISGIKMDNLLSGPKIDVLKSSMKQAANVASKVWGAVASAYSYSDDEEEQAQGGGGFPSHLDDHMLAAHDVDDSPERGAIPGLVANGLNQSSTSLGSSSGSSDTGRGTHQTYITQGRPGRGPDSEPGSSHHASSLSIYQNCALEVLMSSCSQCRSCEALVYDEEIMAGWTADDSNLNTNCPFCRTAFLPLLHVEFHDLRTFTGLYMNPSASGDSIHRTSTHPTASSSADIKTPDQVIFPEEEADLRPGAHKSLIPEPVQSDPLGLLEHHAPGNQRRCSGTSLTRSNSVGGPLQNLEYSQRPSHGVSTTSLPCSLLEVSDGMGAKRPNPKPVSVPYLSPLVLRKELETLLENEGDQVIYTHKFLSQHPIIFWNLVWYFRRLDLPTHLPGLILTSEHCNNGVQLPLTSLSQDSKQVYVQLLWDNINLHQEHGEPLYLLWRTLLEKKGTLAPTDHQEIRTLLNTIVRNIQTNDVYGPINLLIREMKRRPEGFKRQRSIYREILFLSLVALGRENIDVEAFDREYQLAYDELSAEQLKSLHRIDKPPTPSVQWCLKCFGAPVI, from the exons gGTTCTGTATGAGGGGAAGGAGCGCCTGATCCAGGGCTGCGAGGTCATCCAGGCCACGCCCTACGGCCGCTGCGCCAACGTCAACAACAGCTCGGCCACCTCACAGCGCATCTTCATCACGCTCCGCCGAGCGCCGCCCGTCCAGCCCCAGAACTCCCTTGCCGTCACAGACATTTGCGTCATTGTTACCAGCAAGGGTGAGATCCCACCGCATACTTTTTGCAAAGTGGACAAGAATCTCAACTGTGGCATG TGGGGCTCCAATGTGTTCCTGTGTTACAAGAAGTCAGTATCTGCGTCCAATTCCATCAGTTACAATGCTG GTCTAATCTTCCGTTACCCAGAAGAGGATTATGAGTCCTTCCCCTTGTCCGAATCTGttcctctgttttgtttgcCTATGGGTGCCAAGATCGAGTGTTGGGCACCAAACACACGTGATCCTCTGCCCGTCTTTTCCACGTTTGTCTTAACCATCTCATCGGGTGAAAAG GTGTATGGAGCGGCTATTCAGTTCTTTGAGCCGTACCCGGTGGATCTGTTGAGCGAGAGGCAGAAGATCCAGCTGGGCCTGCTCACCACGGTGGAGAAGAAGATGATCCCTAATCGACCTGTTAACACCAATAAATGCATCTGTTTGCTCTCTCGCTGGCCCTTCTTTGAGTCTTTCCGCAAATTCCTGATGTTCCTCTACAAACTCTCAGTCTCAGGGCCCCACCCACTGCCTATTGAAAA GCACATCTCACACTTCATGCACAATGTATCATTTCCTTCCCCTCAAAGGCCCAGAATCTTGGTCCAG CTCTCGGCACATGACACCTTGATCCTCTCCCAGCCTGTGTGTACACCTTTACCCCTCAG tGGGGCAGACTACGGCACGCTCCTGATGAATCTGGGTTCAGAGAACTGCGCCACACTGCTGCACTTTGTCCTTCTGGAGAGCAAAATCCTGCTGCACTCGCTCCGGCCTGCTGTGCTCACTGGAGTGGCCGAGGCTGTGGTAGCT ATGATCTTCCCCTTCCAGTGGCAGTGTCCTTACATCCCCCTGTGCCCACTCTCTCTAGCGGGCGTCCTCAATGCACCTTTACCATTCATCGTGGGTGTTGACTCCCGCTACTTTGATCTCTATGACCCCCCGCCAGACGTCGTCTGTGTGGACCTGGACACCAACACCATCTACCT GTCTGATGAGAAGAGACACAACAACTGGAAAAACCTCCCGAAAAAGCCCTGCAAGAGCCTCATCAACTCCCTGAGCAACTTACACCGCCAGCTGGCCACTG TTGCAGTGCGTCAGACGGCACAGGAGAGCTCAGCGGTGGATATGACCCCCATCGAGGCCGACTTCACCTGGCACAAGAAGAAGACGGCCTTGGAGATGGAAATCCAGGAAGCTTTCCTGCGCTTCATGGCCTCCATCCTGAAGGGCTACCGCTCCTACCTCAAACCTATCACCCAGGCACCTTCAGTGAAGGCCACGGCCGCCGACTCTCTGTACGATCTACAAG GGTTCCTCAAAAGCAGAGACCGAGCCCACCAGAAGTTCTACTCCCAGCTCACCAAGACCCAGATCTTCATCCGCTTCATCGAAGAGTGCACTTTTGtcagtgacaaagacactggTTTGGCATTTTTTGACGACTGCGTGGAGAAG CTTTTTCCCTCTGATAAAATCACCGACAAGGGCACCAAG GTTGAAGGCGAGTCTTCAGAGGACACGAGACTCCTGGAGCTGGACGAGTCTCAGAAGAGTGagcacactgtgtttgtgatgcctCCTGAACCTCCAGCTGATGATGGCCCTGACCCCATTCCTCGATACAC CTATAAAGGTTTCCCCAGATTGCACATGGATCTGTTTGAACGCCCAAGAGTCTTACGTCCAGCACTTAGCAGCAGAGCGGCAGGGGCCAGTTTGTCGAGCAGCCCTGCTCTCCTTGCGAAGAGGACAAAGCAG GAGGTCAAGCTTGCCTACAAGATGGCAAAGCGTTACTACTCCAACCCCCCACTTTGGGCCCGCTGTCTGTTCAGTCACTGCTACAGCCTGTGGTTCATCTGCCTGCCAGCAGCAGTGCGGCTGGCCAAGTCCAAGAGCCGCGCCATGCAACAGGCGTACAACATCTTGCTGAAGATGAGAACCACTGAGGTGGAGGTGCTGGATGAG GTGTGTTACAGAGTAGTAATGCAGCTTTGTGGTGTCTGGGGTCTCCCTGTTATGGCTGTGCGAGTCCTGGTTGAGATGAAGAAAGCTGGAGTGCGTCCCAACGCTATCACATATGGTTATTACAACAAG gCTGTCTTGGAGAGTCCCTGGCCAAGCCGAAACCGCAGTGGCCTCTTTATGTGGACCAAAGTTCGCACTGTGCTTCGAGGAGTGGCCCAGTTCAAACAAGCTCTAGACCGAACATCTTCCAAAAAGGGACCTGCACTTAGTACCACAG CTGCGTCAGTGGGAGGACCAGCGGTCACTGAAGCTGACCGTTTGAGTCATGGAAGTGCAGACAGTTCAAATGAGGTCAATGGTGGGGGACATAATCTGTTTGCCCACGGCGACATAGAAGAAGCAACAGACAACCACTGTAGTACAG GAAGACATTCTGATCAAGGCTATGGCTCCAAGGATGAGTTACACCAGGAGCTGGTGGAGCCGTCACATACAGCCGTCCTGTCCACTGGAGAGAGAAACAACGCTAAAGCACAATATAATG ATGGCGACATTGCTGGTTCAGTGGACAGTGCAGTGGCAGTAGCAGAACCCCTCACTCCCGTTGATGTCCTGTCACCTGTCCCCAGTATTGTGAAGCTGTCTACAGGAAGCTTTGATAGTGAAACAG GTAAGCTGTTCAGAAGACACAGCAAGAAAAATAGCATGTCTCTCCCTGACGATGATACCCCGCTGACATCGCAGGATTTGGCCAGGAAGTCTCAACATCAGCGACAGAAATCCTTTTCTGAGCGCAGCTGTAGCTTCAGTGCTGAAACCCGTGCTGGAATGCTCCTGGAGAAAGGCGTGGATGACATGGCCAGCCAGATGGGCGCCGATGCTCGTATCTTGACTGCAGCACTTTCTGCTGGCCAAAGTCCACCCCCCTGCAGTGTGTCCAAAGCACTCTTTAAAGACCTTGAAGAAGAGCCAGAAGATGAGCAGGGCTTGGTACTTGGTAAGCAGCCACTagaggagcaggtggaggaggaggaggagcaagaggaggaggtggtggaggtggcagTGGCGGGAGCACCAGATAAAGAGAAGGTAGAAGAGGAAGATGTGGAGGAGACTGATGTACAAATCGAAGAACAAGAGACTGAGAAAACCGAAgcacaggaggaggatgagTCTGAGGTGCGAGGACTGACTCTGGAAAGGGCAGACGTGGAGGTAGGTGCTGACCCACTCTCCCTCCTGGTGTCAGAGACTGAAGAGTCGGCCTCTGTTACCAGCCAGGAGCCACCGCGCTCCGTGCCCGCTGTGGTGTCCCGCAACCTGGCAGAGGAGATCGAAATGTACATGAGCCTGCGAAGCCCTCTCGGCGTCAAGTCCTCCAGCATGGAGCTCCAGCAGTCCCAGGGAGACTCCACTGACGCCCCGGAGCCCAAGCAGCCTATGGCGCGCAGATCCAGCCTTCCCGTGCCTGCTGTCAAAACTCCAACTGGCTCCCCAGGTGACACACCCAAACGCAGCCCTAACACTGTCACTCGCTCCAAGACATTTGCTGTGAAGACGAAGACCCCGGCCAGCATCACTGCGAGCCCAAGCACGAGATCATCCTCACTGACTGCACTGGTCAAGTCCTCACAGGGAGGGTCTCTGGGCTCAGTCATAAACTCTATTTCAGGCATCAAGATGGACAATCTGTTGTCAGGCCCTAAAATTGATGTGCTGAAGTCTAGCATGAAGCAGGCAGCAAATGTAGCCAGCAAAGTTTGGGGCGCAGTGGCGTCAGCTTACTCTTACTCCGATGATGAG GAAGAACAAGCTCAGGGTGGTGGTGGCTTCCCATCACATCTGGATGATCACATGTTGGCAGCTCATGATGTAGATGACAGTCCTGAACGAGGGGCCATCCCAGGTTTGGTGGCTAACGGCTTAAACCAGAGCTCCACCAGCCtgggcagcagcagtggcagtagCGACACTGGCCGAGGGACTCACCAGACAT ATATAACTCAAGGACGTCCAGGCAGAGGTCCCGACTCTGAGCCAGGCTCCTCACATCATGCTTCCTCCTTGAGCATCTACCAGAACTGTGCTTTGGAG GTGCTGATGTCAAGTTGCTCCCAGTGCCGCTCCTGTGAAGCTCTGGTGTACGACGAGGAGATCATGGCAGGCTGGACAGCCGACGACTCCAACCTAAATACCAACTGTCCTTTCTGTCGCACAGCCTTTCTTCCCTTGTTGCACGTGGAGTTCCATGACTTGCGCACATTTACTGG TCTCTATATGAATCCCAGTGCTTCAGGGGACAGTATTCACAGAACCAGCACCCATCCAACAGCCAGCAGTTCAGCCGACATTAAGACACCAGACCAAGTTATTTTCCCCGAAGAGGAAGCAGATCTTCGTCCTGGAGCACATAAGAG TCTCATTCCAGAGCCTGTGCAGTCCGACCCTCTGGGTCTGCTGGAGCACCACGCACCAGGGAATCAGCGGAGGTGTAGTGGGACATCACTGACGCGTAGCAACAGTGTTGGAGGTCCATTACAGAATTTGGAATACTCCCAGAGACCAAGTCACGGTGTCTCCACAACCAGTCTGCCCTGCAGCTTGCTAGAGGTGTCG gatGGCATGGGGGCCAAACGACCAAACCCCAAACCTGTGTCCGTCCCGTACCTGAGCCCTTTGGTGCTGCGCAAGGAGCTAGAGACCCTGTTGGAGAATGAGGGAGATCAG GTGATCTACACCCACAAGTTCCTCAGCCAGCACCCCATCATTTTCTGGAACCTGGTATGGTATTTCCGTCGCTTGGACCTGCCCACTCACTTACCTGGTCTCATTCTTACCTCGGAACACTGCAACAATGGAGTACAG CTGCCACTGACATCACTGTCCCAGGACAGTAAGCAGGTTTATGTCCAGCTCCTCTGGGACAACATCAACCTGCACCAGGAACATGGCGAACCCCTGTACCTGCTGTGGAGGACCTTGT TGGAGAAGAAAGGGACACTGGCTCCAACAGACCACCAGGAGATTCGGACACTCCTCAACACAATTGTCCGCAACATCCAGACTAACGACGTGTACGGACCAATCAACCTGTTGATTCGAGAGATGAAGCGGCGCCCCGAGGGGTTCAAACGACAAAG GAGTATCTACAGGGAAATACTGTTTCTTTCACTGGTAGCCTTGGGACGGGAGAACATCGATGTAG AGGCCTTCGACAGGGAGTACCAGCTGGCTTACGATGAACTGAGCGCAGAGCAGCTCAAGTCTTTGCACCGCATCGACAAACCGCCCACCCCCAGTGTCCAGTGGTGCCTTAAATGCTTTGGAGCCCCTGTAATTTGA
- the dennd4c gene encoding DENN domain-containing protein 4C isoform X2 produces the protein MIEDKGHRVTDYFVVAGLTDKSTPLEQDLSEAKSSGPKAPITDLAVINRSAGEAVPEGFTCIDTTYSGQPANLNHGSLKSPELFLCYRRGRGKAPLIDVGVLYEGKERLIQGCEVIQATPYGRCANVNNSSATSQRIFITLRRAPPVQPQNSLAVTDICVIVTSKGEIPPHTFCKVDKNLNCGMWGSNVFLCYKKSVSASNSISYNAGLIFRYPEEDYESFPLSESVPLFCLPMGAKIECWAPNTRDPLPVFSTFVLTISSGEKVYGAAIQFFEPYPVDLLSERQKIQLGLLTTVEKKMIPNRPVNTNKCICLLSRWPFFESFRKFLMFLYKLSVSGPHPLPIEKHISHFMHNVSFPSPQRPRILVQLSAHDTLILSQPVCTPLPLSGADYGTLLMNLGSENCATLLHFVLLESKILLHSLRPAVLTGVAEAVVAMIFPFQWQCPYIPLCPLSLAGVLNAPLPFIVGVDSRYFDLYDPPPDVVCVDLDTNTIYLSDEKRHNNWKNLPKKPCKSLINSLSNLHRQLATVAVRQTAQESSAVDMTPIEADFTWHKKKTALEMEIQEAFLRFMASILKGYRSYLKPITQAPSVKATAADSLYDLQGFLKSRDRAHQKFYSQLTKTQIFIRFIEECTFVSDKDTGLAFFDDCVEKVEGESSEDTRLLELDESQKSEHTVFVMPPEPPADDGPDPIPRYTYKGFPRLHMDLFERPRVLRPALSSRAAGASLSSSPALLAKRTKQEVKLAYKMAKRYYSNPPLWARCLFSHCYSLWFICLPAAVRLAKSKSRAMQQAYNILLKMRTTEVEVLDEVCYRVVMQLCGVWGLPVMAVRVLVEMKKAGVRPNAITYGYYNKAVLESPWPSRNRSGLFMWTKVRTVLRGVAQFKQALDRTSSKKGPALSTTAASVGGPAVTEADRLSHGSADSSNEVNGGGHNLFAHGDIEEATDNHCSTGRHSDQGYGSKDELHQELVEPSHTAVLSTGERNNAKAQYNDGDIAGSVDSAVAVAEPLTPVDVLSPVPSIVKLSTGSFDSETGKLFRRHSKKNSMSLPDDDTPLTSQDLARKSQHQRQKSFSERSCSFSAETRAGMLLEKGVDDMASQMGADARILTAALSAGQSPPPCSVSKALFKDLEEEPEDEQGLVLGKQPLEEQVEEEEEQEEEVVEVAVAGAPDKEKVEEEDVEETDVQIEEQETEKTEAQEEDESEVRGLTLERADVEVGADPLSLLVSETEESASVTSQEPPRSVPAVVSRNLAEEIEMYMSLRSPLGVKSSSMELQQSQGDSTDAPEPKQPMARRSSLPVPAVKTPTGSPGDTPKRSPNTVTRSKTFAVKTKTPASITASPSTRSSSLTALVKSSQGGSLGSVINSISGIKMDNLLSGPKIDVLKSSMKQAANVASKVWGAVASAYSYSDDEEEQAQGGGGFPSHLDDHMLAAHDVDDSPERGAIPGLVANGLNQSSTSLGSSSGSSDTGRGTHQTYITQGRPGRGPDSEPGSSHHASSLSIYQNCALEVLMSSCSQCRSCEALVYDEEIMAGWTADDSNLNTNCPFCRTAFLPLLHVEFHDLRTFTGLYMNPSASGDSIHRTSTHPTASSSADIKTPDQVIFPEEEADLRPGAHKSLIPEPVQSDPLGLLEHHAPGNQRRCSGTSLTRSNSVGGPLQNLEYSQRPSHGVSTTSLPCSLLEVSDGMGAKRPNPKPVSVPYLSPLVLRKELETLLENEGDQVIYTHKFLSQHPIIFWNLVWYFRRLDLPTHLPGLILTSEHCNNGVQLPLTSLSQDSKQVYVQLLWDNINLHQEHGEPLYLLWRTLLEKKGTLAPTDHQEIRTLLNTIVRNIQTNDVYGPINLLIREMKRRPEGFKRQRSIYREILFLSLVALGRENIDVEAFDREYQLAYDELSAEQLKSLHRIDKPPTPSVQWCLKCFGAPVI, from the exons gGTTCTGTATGAGGGGAAGGAGCGCCTGATCCAGGGCTGCGAGGTCATCCAGGCCACGCCCTACGGCCGCTGCGCCAACGTCAACAACAGCTCGGCCACCTCACAGCGCATCTTCATCACGCTCCGCCGAGCGCCGCCCGTCCAGCCCCAGAACTCCCTTGCCGTCACAGACATTTGCGTCATTGTTACCAGCAAGGGTGAGATCCCACCGCATACTTTTTGCAAAGTGGACAAGAATCTCAACTGTGGCATG TGGGGCTCCAATGTGTTCCTGTGTTACAAGAAGTCAGTATCTGCGTCCAATTCCATCAGTTACAATGCTG GTCTAATCTTCCGTTACCCAGAAGAGGATTATGAGTCCTTCCCCTTGTCCGAATCTGttcctctgttttgtttgcCTATGGGTGCCAAGATCGAGTGTTGGGCACCAAACACACGTGATCCTCTGCCCGTCTTTTCCACGTTTGTCTTAACCATCTCATCGGGTGAAAAG GTGTATGGAGCGGCTATTCAGTTCTTTGAGCCGTACCCGGTGGATCTGTTGAGCGAGAGGCAGAAGATCCAGCTGGGCCTGCTCACCACGGTGGAGAAGAAGATGATCCCTAATCGACCTGTTAACACCAATAAATGCATCTGTTTGCTCTCTCGCTGGCCCTTCTTTGAGTCTTTCCGCAAATTCCTGATGTTCCTCTACAAACTCTCAGTCTCAGGGCCCCACCCACTGCCTATTGAAAA GCACATCTCACACTTCATGCACAATGTATCATTTCCTTCCCCTCAAAGGCCCAGAATCTTGGTCCAG CTCTCGGCACATGACACCTTGATCCTCTCCCAGCCTGTGTGTACACCTTTACCCCTCAG tGGGGCAGACTACGGCACGCTCCTGATGAATCTGGGTTCAGAGAACTGCGCCACACTGCTGCACTTTGTCCTTCTGGAGAGCAAAATCCTGCTGCACTCGCTCCGGCCTGCTGTGCTCACTGGAGTGGCCGAGGCTGTGGTAGCT ATGATCTTCCCCTTCCAGTGGCAGTGTCCTTACATCCCCCTGTGCCCACTCTCTCTAGCGGGCGTCCTCAATGCACCTTTACCATTCATCGTGGGTGTTGACTCCCGCTACTTTGATCTCTATGACCCCCCGCCAGACGTCGTCTGTGTGGACCTGGACACCAACACCATCTACCT GTCTGATGAGAAGAGACACAACAACTGGAAAAACCTCCCGAAAAAGCCCTGCAAGAGCCTCATCAACTCCCTGAGCAACTTACACCGCCAGCTGGCCACTG TTGCAGTGCGTCAGACGGCACAGGAGAGCTCAGCGGTGGATATGACCCCCATCGAGGCCGACTTCACCTGGCACAAGAAGAAGACGGCCTTGGAGATGGAAATCCAGGAAGCTTTCCTGCGCTTCATGGCCTCCATCCTGAAGGGCTACCGCTCCTACCTCAAACCTATCACCCAGGCACCTTCAGTGAAGGCCACGGCCGCCGACTCTCTGTACGATCTACAAG GGTTCCTCAAAAGCAGAGACCGAGCCCACCAGAAGTTCTACTCCCAGCTCACCAAGACCCAGATCTTCATCCGCTTCATCGAAGAGTGCACTTTTGtcagtgacaaagacactggTTTGGCATTTTTTGACGACTGCGTGGAGAAG GTTGAAGGCGAGTCTTCAGAGGACACGAGACTCCTGGAGCTGGACGAGTCTCAGAAGAGTGagcacactgtgtttgtgatgcctCCTGAACCTCCAGCTGATGATGGCCCTGACCCCATTCCTCGATACAC CTATAAAGGTTTCCCCAGATTGCACATGGATCTGTTTGAACGCCCAAGAGTCTTACGTCCAGCACTTAGCAGCAGAGCGGCAGGGGCCAGTTTGTCGAGCAGCCCTGCTCTCCTTGCGAAGAGGACAAAGCAG GAGGTCAAGCTTGCCTACAAGATGGCAAAGCGTTACTACTCCAACCCCCCACTTTGGGCCCGCTGTCTGTTCAGTCACTGCTACAGCCTGTGGTTCATCTGCCTGCCAGCAGCAGTGCGGCTGGCCAAGTCCAAGAGCCGCGCCATGCAACAGGCGTACAACATCTTGCTGAAGATGAGAACCACTGAGGTGGAGGTGCTGGATGAG GTGTGTTACAGAGTAGTAATGCAGCTTTGTGGTGTCTGGGGTCTCCCTGTTATGGCTGTGCGAGTCCTGGTTGAGATGAAGAAAGCTGGAGTGCGTCCCAACGCTATCACATATGGTTATTACAACAAG gCTGTCTTGGAGAGTCCCTGGCCAAGCCGAAACCGCAGTGGCCTCTTTATGTGGACCAAAGTTCGCACTGTGCTTCGAGGAGTGGCCCAGTTCAAACAAGCTCTAGACCGAACATCTTCCAAAAAGGGACCTGCACTTAGTACCACAG CTGCGTCAGTGGGAGGACCAGCGGTCACTGAAGCTGACCGTTTGAGTCATGGAAGTGCAGACAGTTCAAATGAGGTCAATGGTGGGGGACATAATCTGTTTGCCCACGGCGACATAGAAGAAGCAACAGACAACCACTGTAGTACAG GAAGACATTCTGATCAAGGCTATGGCTCCAAGGATGAGTTACACCAGGAGCTGGTGGAGCCGTCACATACAGCCGTCCTGTCCACTGGAGAGAGAAACAACGCTAAAGCACAATATAATG ATGGCGACATTGCTGGTTCAGTGGACAGTGCAGTGGCAGTAGCAGAACCCCTCACTCCCGTTGATGTCCTGTCACCTGTCCCCAGTATTGTGAAGCTGTCTACAGGAAGCTTTGATAGTGAAACAG GTAAGCTGTTCAGAAGACACAGCAAGAAAAATAGCATGTCTCTCCCTGACGATGATACCCCGCTGACATCGCAGGATTTGGCCAGGAAGTCTCAACATCAGCGACAGAAATCCTTTTCTGAGCGCAGCTGTAGCTTCAGTGCTGAAACCCGTGCTGGAATGCTCCTGGAGAAAGGCGTGGATGACATGGCCAGCCAGATGGGCGCCGATGCTCGTATCTTGACTGCAGCACTTTCTGCTGGCCAAAGTCCACCCCCCTGCAGTGTGTCCAAAGCACTCTTTAAAGACCTTGAAGAAGAGCCAGAAGATGAGCAGGGCTTGGTACTTGGTAAGCAGCCACTagaggagcaggtggaggaggaggaggagcaagaggaggaggtggtggaggtggcagTGGCGGGAGCACCAGATAAAGAGAAGGTAGAAGAGGAAGATGTGGAGGAGACTGATGTACAAATCGAAGAACAAGAGACTGAGAAAACCGAAgcacaggaggaggatgagTCTGAGGTGCGAGGACTGACTCTGGAAAGGGCAGACGTGGAGGTAGGTGCTGACCCACTCTCCCTCCTGGTGTCAGAGACTGAAGAGTCGGCCTCTGTTACCAGCCAGGAGCCACCGCGCTCCGTGCCCGCTGTGGTGTCCCGCAACCTGGCAGAGGAGATCGAAATGTACATGAGCCTGCGAAGCCCTCTCGGCGTCAAGTCCTCCAGCATGGAGCTCCAGCAGTCCCAGGGAGACTCCACTGACGCCCCGGAGCCCAAGCAGCCTATGGCGCGCAGATCCAGCCTTCCCGTGCCTGCTGTCAAAACTCCAACTGGCTCCCCAGGTGACACACCCAAACGCAGCCCTAACACTGTCACTCGCTCCAAGACATTTGCTGTGAAGACGAAGACCCCGGCCAGCATCACTGCGAGCCCAAGCACGAGATCATCCTCACTGACTGCACTGGTCAAGTCCTCACAGGGAGGGTCTCTGGGCTCAGTCATAAACTCTATTTCAGGCATCAAGATGGACAATCTGTTGTCAGGCCCTAAAATTGATGTGCTGAAGTCTAGCATGAAGCAGGCAGCAAATGTAGCCAGCAAAGTTTGGGGCGCAGTGGCGTCAGCTTACTCTTACTCCGATGATGAG GAAGAACAAGCTCAGGGTGGTGGTGGCTTCCCATCACATCTGGATGATCACATGTTGGCAGCTCATGATGTAGATGACAGTCCTGAACGAGGGGCCATCCCAGGTTTGGTGGCTAACGGCTTAAACCAGAGCTCCACCAGCCtgggcagcagcagtggcagtagCGACACTGGCCGAGGGACTCACCAGACAT ATATAACTCAAGGACGTCCAGGCAGAGGTCCCGACTCTGAGCCAGGCTCCTCACATCATGCTTCCTCCTTGAGCATCTACCAGAACTGTGCTTTGGAG GTGCTGATGTCAAGTTGCTCCCAGTGCCGCTCCTGTGAAGCTCTGGTGTACGACGAGGAGATCATGGCAGGCTGGACAGCCGACGACTCCAACCTAAATACCAACTGTCCTTTCTGTCGCACAGCCTTTCTTCCCTTGTTGCACGTGGAGTTCCATGACTTGCGCACATTTACTGG TCTCTATATGAATCCCAGTGCTTCAGGGGACAGTATTCACAGAACCAGCACCCATCCAACAGCCAGCAGTTCAGCCGACATTAAGACACCAGACCAAGTTATTTTCCCCGAAGAGGAAGCAGATCTTCGTCCTGGAGCACATAAGAG TCTCATTCCAGAGCCTGTGCAGTCCGACCCTCTGGGTCTGCTGGAGCACCACGCACCAGGGAATCAGCGGAGGTGTAGTGGGACATCACTGACGCGTAGCAACAGTGTTGGAGGTCCATTACAGAATTTGGAATACTCCCAGAGACCAAGTCACGGTGTCTCCACAACCAGTCTGCCCTGCAGCTTGCTAGAGGTGTCG gatGGCATGGGGGCCAAACGACCAAACCCCAAACCTGTGTCCGTCCCGTACCTGAGCCCTTTGGTGCTGCGCAAGGAGCTAGAGACCCTGTTGGAGAATGAGGGAGATCAG GTGATCTACACCCACAAGTTCCTCAGCCAGCACCCCATCATTTTCTGGAACCTGGTATGGTATTTCCGTCGCTTGGACCTGCCCACTCACTTACCTGGTCTCATTCTTACCTCGGAACACTGCAACAATGGAGTACAG CTGCCACTGACATCACTGTCCCAGGACAGTAAGCAGGTTTATGTCCAGCTCCTCTGGGACAACATCAACCTGCACCAGGAACATGGCGAACCCCTGTACCTGCTGTGGAGGACCTTGT TGGAGAAGAAAGGGACACTGGCTCCAACAGACCACCAGGAGATTCGGACACTCCTCAACACAATTGTCCGCAACATCCAGACTAACGACGTGTACGGACCAATCAACCTGTTGATTCGAGAGATGAAGCGGCGCCCCGAGGGGTTCAAACGACAAAG GAGTATCTACAGGGAAATACTGTTTCTTTCACTGGTAGCCTTGGGACGGGAGAACATCGATGTAG AGGCCTTCGACAGGGAGTACCAGCTGGCTTACGATGAACTGAGCGCAGAGCAGCTCAAGTCTTTGCACCGCATCGACAAACCGCCCACCCCCAGTGTCCAGTGGTGCCTTAAATGCTTTGGAGCCCCTGTAATTTGA